CGGACCGGCCCTCGCGCGCGGCGCCGCGGCCGTCCTCGTCGGGGCGGGGGCCCCGCGGGTCCCGGCGCCCGGCGGATGCGTCGTACGGGTGGCGGACACCCGCAAGGCGGCCGCGGTCGCCGCCTCCCGCTACTTCGGCGAACCGGGGCGGCAGATGGACGTGGTGGCCATCACCGGCACCAACGGCAAGACCTCCGTCTCCTACATGGTCGAGTCGGTGCTGCGGATCGCCGAGGGCGCGAAGGTGGGGGTTATCGGCACGGCGGGCAGCCGCATCGGCGACGAACTGATCCCGATGCCCCGCTCGGTGCTGACCACCCCCGAATCGCCCGATCTGCAGTACCTGTTGGGGTGCATGCGCGACCGCGCGGCCACCAGCGCCGTCCTGGAGGCCACCTCGATGGCCCTGCTGACGCACCGGGTGGACCGTACGTTCATCGACGTCGGGGTGTTCACCAACCTGACCCAGGACCACCTGGACGACCACGGCACGATGGAGAACTACCGCGACGCCAAACTCCGCCTGTTCCAGGGGCTGTGCCGGCAGGCCGTGGTCAACGTCGACGACCCGGTGGGCGAGGGCATCCGCAAGCTGATGCCGGACGCGGTGACCACGTACGCCCTGGACACGGAGGCCGACTACCGGGCCACCGGTCTGGTGATGGACGCCTCCGGCACCCGGTTCACCCTGTGCCACGACGGGCGGGAGTACGCCGCGTCCCTTCCCGTCCCCGGCCGGTTCTCCGTCGCCAACGCGCTGGCCACCCTGGCGGCCTGCCACGTCCTGGGGCACGAGCTGCCCGGGCTGGTGGCCGCGCTCGCCGTGATGCCGCCGGTGCCCGGCCGGTTCGAGCGGATGCGCACCCCGGGGGGAACCTCCGTGATCGTGGACTACGCGCACTCGCCGGACTCGCTGGACAAGGTGCTGACCGCCATCCGCGGGTTCGCGCGCGGCCGCGTCATCACGGTCTTCGGCTGCGGCGGGGACCGGGACACCACCAAGCGGGCCGAGATGGGGCGGATCGCGGGCACCCACTCCGACCTGTGCGTCCTGACCTCGGACAACCCCCGCAACGAGGACCCGGAGCGGATCCTGGACCAGATCGCGCCGGGCCTCGCGGCGACCGGTACGCCCTTCGAGCGGTTCGCCGACCGCCGGGAGGCCGTGGCCCACGCCCTGTCCGTCGCGGGTCCGCTCGACACCGTCCTGATCGCGGGCAAGGGCAGCGAGCCGCACCAGATCATCGGCGACCGGCTGCTCCCCTTCAGTGACATGGCGACGGTCCGCGAACTCGCCGGGCCGTAGGGCCGCCCCCGCGCCCGGGCGTGTCGCCCGGATGGGTGTGGACGGAGCCGCCCGGCACGACAGGACCACCGGGTGCTCGTAGCGTCGACAGCGTCAGGGGCCGAGAGACAACCCAGCGGCCCGACACGGTGAACTCTCCTGATGAGAGGCCATGTCGATGCAATCGGACGCGCCGATATCGAGCCTGCTGCGGGTCCACCGCGGCACCGCCGAACCCGAGGAACTGGCCGCGATCGCGGTCGTGGTGGCCTGCCTCGTGGGCCGTGCCTCGCACGCCGCCCGGGAAGCCGGCCGCCCCGCCCGGCCCGCCCGGGCACCCCGCCACCGGCATCCGGGACCGCGGGCCCACGGATGCTGGGCGGGGTGCTGGGCCTGCGGCTGACGGCGGCGGGCCCCGGGTGGCGGCCGGGCGGGTGCCCCTCCGGCCTCAGGCTGTCCGGCCTCAGGCCGTGCGATCTCAGGCGGTCCGGCCTCGGGCAGTGCGGTCTCAGGCCGTGCGGAGCACCTTCGACAGCACGTCGCACAGGACCGTCTCCGGATCGGCCGCGGCGCCGTCCGCGCGCCAGGCCACGAATCCGTCCGGGCGGACCAGGACGGCGCCCGCGGCGGGCAGCTCGTGCACCTCGGTCCAGTCGGCGTCGTCGGCCTGGACCAGATCGGCCCCCGAGCCGCCGGACCCGATCGTGTAGGAGTCCAGCCGTGCCCCGGTGCGCCGGGCCGCTTCCCCGGCCGCCCCCGCCCACGCCGTGCCCGGGGCGCTGAGCAGCACGAAGGACCGCTCGTACAGGTCCAGCGTGGAGATCCGCTGCCCGGCCCGGGTCAGCCACATGTGCGGTGCCCGGGTGCCGACGTCACCCTTCAGGCGCAGTCCGTCCGGAATGACCGGGCGCCCCGGGTCGCCGCCCACGACCGCGCCGACCGGATAGCAGTACCCCATGGCCGTCGGCAGCACCCCGCTCTTGGGGCCGCCACCGCCCATGACCGGCGGCGGCGCGTAGCCCGGGTGGCTGTGCTCGGCCGAGCGCGCCGACGCCCGCTCACTGGTGGCCTTCGCCACCGGAAGCCGTTCGGCCTCGTAGGTGTCCAGCAGGCCGATGCCGGCGGATCCGTCGAGCACCGCCGCGATCTTCCACGCCAGGTTGTGCGCGTCCTGGATGCCCGTGTTGGAGCCGAAGGCACCGGTCGGGCACATCTCGTGGGCGGCGTCCCCGGCGAGGAACACCCGGCCGGTGGAGTAGCGCTGCGCCACCCGTTCGGCCGCGTGCCAGGGGGCTTTTCCGCCGATCTCGACGTCCAGGTCGGGGACGCCGATCGCCTCGCGGATCTGGCGTACGCAGCGCTCGTCGGTGAAGTCCTCCAGCGTCTCGCCCTGGTCCGGGTGCCACGGGGCGTGGAAGACCCACTTCGTCTGGTTGTCCACCGGCAGCAGCGCCCCGTCCGCTCCCGGGCGGATCAGGTAGCAGACGATGAAGCGCAGGTCGCCCAGCACCTCGGCCAGCCGCTCGGAGCGGAAGGTGATGCTGACGTTGTGGAACAGCTCGCCGCCACCCGACTGGGGGATGCGCAGGGCCTCCCGGACGGGGCTGCGCGGCCCGTCCGCGGCGATCAGGAAGTCGGCGCGCACCCGGATGTGCTCACCGGTCTCCCGGTCCTTCACCAGGGCGTCCACACCGGTCTCGTCCTGGTCGAAACTCATCAGTTCGGTGGAGAACCGCACGTCGGCGCCCTGTGCCCGGCTCTGCGCGGCCAGTTCGGGCTCGATGTTGTTCTGGCTGCACAGGCACCAGCCGGTGGGGCTGAACCGGGCCAGCGCTCCGCCCGGGTCGATGGCCTTGACCAGCCAGTTGTGCTGGTCGCCGGTCAGCGACTCGGTCTGCAGGATGCCGTTGTTGCCCTCCAGGGCGGAGGCGGCCCGCCGGATCGCGGGCTCCGCGCCCGCCGTGCGGAACAGCTCCATGGTCCGGGCGTTGATTCCGCGTCCGCGCGGGTGATCGGACGTACCGGCGTGCTTCTCGACGAGCATGTGCCTGACGCCGTGACGGCTCAGGAACAGCGAGGTGGACAGGCCCACGAGGGAGCCGCCCACGACGAGGACCGGTACGCGGACGTCGACGTTCTCTTCCATTGGCGAAGGGCTCCTGATTTCTGTGCGGGTCGGTGCGGGGGAGTGGACTCCTTTATGCCCCCGATCGGCCACGGACCCCGGGCGATTCGCCCGTTGTCACCCGCTTGATTGTGAGATGTAGCGATTCGTCCCGGTCCGGATGAGCATGAGGGACAGCGCTCCCCCCACGTCGGAACGCGATGGCCTCCACGCCCTCACGAAGGAGTGAGCAGATGACCAACACCCTGGCCGAACGGGTGTCACAGTCCGCCTTCGACGGCTCGATGCTCCGGGTCGTCCTGCTGATGGACCTCCACGAGGGCACCCAGCAGCGGTTCTTCGAGGCGTACGAAAAGCTCCGCCACGACATCGCGTCCGTCCCGGGACATCTCGGCGACCAGCTGTGCCAGTCCTTCGAGAACCCCTCCCAATGGCTCATCACCAGCGAGTGGGAGAGCGCACCGCAGTACCTGGCCTGGGTCAACAGCGAGGAGCACGCCGAACAGGTCCGCCCGCTCGGCGCCTGCGCCCGCGCCATGAAGCCGCTGAAGTTCACCGTCCTGCGCGAGACCGGCAAGCGCTACGACGCCCCCGCGTCCCCCGCGGTACGGGCCCGGCTCCAGCCCGCGCCCCGCCTCGGCGCGGGCATCGTCCGCCACGGCCTCACCTTCACGGTCAAGCCGGGCAGCGAATCCGCCGTCGCGGAGATCCTCTCCTCGTACGCCTCACCGGCCGCCCGGGTCGACGACCACACCCGGCTGTGCCGCACCACCCTCTTCATGCACGGCAACCGGGTGGTGCGTACGGTCGAGGTCCAGGGCGACCTGATGGCGGCCCTGCGGCACGTGTCCGAACAGCCCGAGGTCCGCGCCGTGGAAGAGGCCATCAACCCGTACCTGGAACAGGACCGGGACCTCGCCGACCCCGAATCGGCCCGGATGTTCTTCATGCGCGCCGGACTTCCGGCGGTCCACCACATCGCCGCCCGCGACGGGGAGCCCGATGCCGCCGAGGTCCACCGCCGCGCCGTCTTCTACCCCGCCAAGCCGGGCTACGGGCCCGCGCTCGCCCGGTTCCTCTCCCAGCAGGACGAGTCCGCGGCCCGGCGCCCCGGCGGTCCGGTGCGCAGCAGCAGCATCTTCCAGCGCGACGACGTCGTCGTACGCCTCCTGGACGTGTGCGGACCGGCCGACGCGCGCCCCGACGCGGCCGTCGGCATCGAAGGGCCGCGCAAGGCGGCGGTCCTGGCCCGGCTGCTCGCGGGCCCGGCCGGACCCGCCCCGGCCGCACCCCACCCCATGAAGCTGATCACGGACCGCCACGCACCCGCGCGGTCCTGATCCCCACCTGTTCCACCCCCCTTCACCCACCCCCGCCACGACAGCCTCGTGCAGGCTCCGTCTCCGCCCGGAGGAAGTCCGCCATGACCAGAGAACGCCCACGCATCGTCGACCTCAGCGAGACGCAGCCCAACACCCGGCGCGGAGGAGATCTGCGAGCCGTGCTCACACCGACCTCGGTGGGCTGCACCAGCGGTTTCATGGGCCTGGCCGTGATGGCCCCCGGTGAGTCCATCGCCGAGCACTACCACCCGTACTCCGAGGAGTTCGTGTACGTGGTGGCCGGGCACCTGGAGGTCGACCTCGACGGCGAGGCCCACCCGCTGCGCACCGACCAGGGACTGCTCGTCCCCCTCAACGTGCGCCACCGGTTCCGCAACATCGGCGACACCGAGGCCCGGATGGTCTTCCACCTCGGCCCGCTCGCCCCCCGGCCGGAACTCGGCCACGTCGACACCGAGCAATCACCGCATACGGCGGCGCACACGACGGCCGTCGAGTGGGATCGTCCGCCGGACCGTACCGGAGCGGTGTCGTGACCCGCCGCCGGGTGGCCGTCACCGGAGTCGGCGTCGTCGCGCCCGGCGGCATCGGCACGGCAGCCTTCTGGGACCTGCTGTCCCACGGCCGTACGGCGACCCGTGGCATCACCCTCTTCGATCCGGCCGGCTTCCGGTCCCGGATCGCCGCGGAGGTCGACTTCGACCCCGCCGCGCACGGCCTCGACGAGGACACGGCGGCCCGGGCGGACCGGTACATCCAGTTCGCCCTGGTCGCCGCCCGGGAGGCGGTGGCCGACGCGGGCCTCGACCTCACCGCCGACGATTCCTGGCGCACCGGCGTCTCCCTGGGCACCGCCGTCGGCGGCACCACCCGCCTGGAACACGACTACGTCGCCGTCAGCCAGCGGGGCGAGTGGTGGGACGTGGACGAGCACCTCGCCTCGCCCTTCCTGCACCGCGCCTTCACCCCCGCCACCCTGGCCTCGGCCGTGGCCGAACAGACGGGCGCGCGGGGCCCGGTACAGACCGTGTCCACCGGCTGCACGTCCGGGCTCGACGCGATCGGGTACGCCGTCCACTCCATCCAGGAGGGCCGGATGGACGTCTGCATCGCCGGCGCCTCCGACTCACCCGTGTCCCCCATCACGGTCGCCTGCTTCGACGCCATCAAGGCGACCTCGGCGAACAACGACGACCCGGCCCACGCCTCCCGGCCCTTCGACGCGAACCGCGACGGATTCGTCCTCGGCGAAGGCGGCGCCGTCCTCGTCCTGGAGGAGCTGGAACACGCCCGGGCCCGCGGCGCCACCGTCTACTGCGAGATCGGCGGGTACGCCACCTTCGGCAACGCCCACCACATGACGGGGCTCACCACCGAAGGCCTGGAAATGGCCCGGGCCATCGAAACGGCCCTCGGCCAGGCGCGGATCGCCGCCACGGACATCGACTACGTCAACGCGCACGGATCCGGCACCAAACAGAACGACCGGCACGAGACCGCCGCGGTCAAACGGGTCCTCGGCGACCACGCCTACAACACCCCGATGAGTTCCATCAAATCCATGGTGGGCCACTCGCTCGGCGCCATCGGCGCCATCGAACTCGCCGCCTGCGTCCTGGCGCTGCGGCACCAGGTGGTCCCCCCGACCGCCAACTACGAGACCCCCGACCCCGAATGCGACCTGGACTACGTACCGCGCACCGCCCGCGAGCACCCGCTGCGCCACGTGCTCTCCGTCGGCAGCGGATTCGGCGGGTTCCAGTCCGCCGTGGTCATGTCCCGGCCGAAGGAGGTGCGCGTGTGAACACCCGTACCAGTGCCGCCGGGCGCCCGTCCGGCCCCCCGGCGGTCGTCATCACGGGCATCGGCGTCATCGCACCCAACGGGACCGGCGCCGACGCCTTCTGGAAGGCCACCCAGGCGGGGGACGCGGTCATCGGCCGGATCACCCGGCAGGGCTGCGAACACCTCCCGCTGCGCGTCGCGGGCGAGGTCCGCGGCTTCGACCCGGGCACGCTCGTCGAGGAACGCTTCCTCGTCCAGACCGACCGGTTCAGCCACCACGCCCTCGCCGCGGCCGACCTCGCCCTGGACCACGCCCGGCTCGGGCGCGCCGACTACGAAGACGACCCGTACTCCGTGGGCGTGGTCACCGCCGCCGGATCGGGCGGCGGCGAGTTCGGGCAGCGCGAACTGCAACGGCTCTGGGGACGCGGACCCCGCTACGTGGGCCCGTACCAGTCCATCGCCTGGTTCTACGCGGCGAGCACCGGCCAGGTCTCCATCCGGCGCGGGTTCAAGGGCCCCTGCGGGGTGCTGGCCAGCGACGAGGCCGGCGGGCTCGACGCCTTCGCGCACGCCGCCCGGGCCATCCGCCAGGGCAGCCGCGCCATGCTCGTCGGCGCGACGGAGGCACCGCTCGCCCCGTACTCGGTGGTCTGCCAGCTCGGTTACCCGGGGCTGAGCGTCAGCGACGACCCCGAACGGGCCTACCGCCCCTTCACCGACAAGGCCTGCGGCTTCGTCCCTGCCGAGGGCGGCGCCATGTTCGTCGTCGAGGACGAGCGGGCCGCCGTGGCGCGCGGGGCGCCCGTACGCGCGGAACTCGCCGGGCACGCCGCGACCTTCACCGGTCCCGGCCGCTGGGCGGAGTCCGCCGAGGGCCTCGCCCGGGCGATCAGCGGCGCGCTGCGCGAGGCGGGCTGCGCCCCCGAGGAGGTCGACGTCGTCTTCGCGGACGCCCTCGGCACCCCGGAAGCCGACGCCGCCGAGGCCCGGGCCCTGCACGCGGCGCTGGGCGCGCACGGCCGCACGGTGGCCGTGACCGCACCCAAGAGCGGTACCGGGCGCGCCTATTGCGCGGCCGGGACCCTGGACGTGGCCGCCGCCGTCCTGGCCCTGGAACACGGCATCGTCCCGCCCACCCCGAACGTCTTCGACGTGTGCCACGACCTGGACGTGGTCACCGGCGGCGCCCGCTCCGCGGAGCTGCGCACCGCCCTCGTGCTGAGCCGGGGCCTGATGGGCTCCAACTCGGCGGTCGTCATCCGCGGGCGGCACCCGTAGCCGACGGAGATCCCGTAACCGACGGAGAGCCCGTAACCGAGAGAGAAGCAGTCGCAGAAAGAAGGAACCACCATGTCCGACCGACTCACCATGGAAGAACTGGCGGCCCTGATGAAGACCGCCGGCATCACCGTCGACCCCGCCGAGATGGCGAGCCGGCCGGACGCCGTGTTCGACGACTACGGCCTCGACTCGCTGGGCCTGCTCGGCGTCGTCGGCGAACTGGAGAACCGGCGCGGCCGCGCGCTGCCGACCGACGCGGACCGCTGCAAGAGCCCGGCCGAATTCCTCGACCTGGTCAACAACAGCCTGATGACGGGAGCCTGAGATGGCCGGCCACACCGACAACGAGATCACCGTGAAGGCCCCCGTCGACCTCGTGTGGGAGATGACCAACGACCTCCCCAACTGGCCGCGGCTCTTCAGCGAGTACGCGTCCATCGAGATCCTCGACCAGGCCGGTGACACCACCAAGTTCCGCCTCGCCATGCACCCCGACGAGAACGGCGTGGTGTGGAGCTGGGTCTCGGAGCGCACCGTCGACCGCGACGGCCTCACCGTCAAGGCCCGCCGCGTCGAGACCGGCCCGTTCGCGCACATGAACATCCACTGGGAGTACGCCCCGGTCCCCGGCGGCACCCGGATGCGCTGGGTGCAGGACTTCGCGATGAAGCCGGAGGCCCCCATCGACGACGCGGGCATGACCGACCGGATCAACCACAACTCCCGCATCCAGATGGAGCTGATCCGCGACAAGATCGAGCAGCACGGCCGGGAGCACCCCGTCCCCGCCGCCGGCGGCCGCTGACCGCCACCCGCCATCACGAGCAGAAAGGCCG
This is a stretch of genomic DNA from Streptomyces sp. NBC_00536. It encodes these proteins:
- a CDS encoding FAD-dependent oxidoreductase, which translates into the protein MEENVDVRVPVLVVGGSLVGLSTSLFLSRHGVRHMLVEKHAGTSDHPRGRGINARTMELFRTAGAEPAIRRAASALEGNNGILQTESLTGDQHNWLVKAIDPGGALARFSPTGWCLCSQNNIEPELAAQSRAQGADVRFSTELMSFDQDETGVDALVKDRETGEHIRVRADFLIAADGPRSPVREALRIPQSGGGELFHNVSITFRSERLAEVLGDLRFIVCYLIRPGADGALLPVDNQTKWVFHAPWHPDQGETLEDFTDERCVRQIREAIGVPDLDVEIGGKAPWHAAERVAQRYSTGRVFLAGDAAHEMCPTGAFGSNTGIQDAHNLAWKIAAVLDGSAGIGLLDTYEAERLPVAKATSERASARSAEHSHPGYAPPPVMGGGGPKSGVLPTAMGYCYPVGAVVGGDPGRPVIPDGLRLKGDVGTRAPHMWLTRAGQRISTLDLYERSFVLLSAPGTAWAGAAGEAARRTGARLDSYTIGSGGSGADLVQADDADWTEVHELPAAGAVLVRPDGFVAWRADGAAADPETVLCDVLSKVLRTA
- a CDS encoding SchA/CurD-like domain-containing protein; its protein translation is MTNTLAERVSQSAFDGSMLRVVLLMDLHEGTQQRFFEAYEKLRHDIASVPGHLGDQLCQSFENPSQWLITSEWESAPQYLAWVNSEEHAEQVRPLGACARAMKPLKFTVLRETGKRYDAPASPAVRARLQPAPRLGAGIVRHGLTFTVKPGSESAVAEILSSYASPAARVDDHTRLCRTTLFMHGNRVVRTVEVQGDLMAALRHVSEQPEVRAVEEAINPYLEQDRDLADPESARMFFMRAGLPAVHHIAARDGEPDAAEVHRRAVFYPAKPGYGPALARFLSQQDESAARRPGGPVRSSSIFQRDDVVVRLLDVCGPADARPDAAVGIEGPRKAAVLARLLAGPAGPAPAAPHPMKLITDRHAPARS
- a CDS encoding cupin domain-containing protein, giving the protein MTRERPRIVDLSETQPNTRRGGDLRAVLTPTSVGCTSGFMGLAVMAPGESIAEHYHPYSEEFVYVVAGHLEVDLDGEAHPLRTDQGLLVPLNVRHRFRNIGDTEARMVFHLGPLAPRPELGHVDTEQSPHTAAHTTAVEWDRPPDRTGAVS
- a CDS encoding beta-ketoacyl-[acyl-carrier-protein] synthase family protein, producing MTRRRVAVTGVGVVAPGGIGTAAFWDLLSHGRTATRGITLFDPAGFRSRIAAEVDFDPAAHGLDEDTAARADRYIQFALVAAREAVADAGLDLTADDSWRTGVSLGTAVGGTTRLEHDYVAVSQRGEWWDVDEHLASPFLHRAFTPATLASAVAEQTGARGPVQTVSTGCTSGLDAIGYAVHSIQEGRMDVCIAGASDSPVSPITVACFDAIKATSANNDDPAHASRPFDANRDGFVLGEGGAVLVLEELEHARARGATVYCEIGGYATFGNAHHMTGLTTEGLEMARAIETALGQARIAATDIDYVNAHGSGTKQNDRHETAAVKRVLGDHAYNTPMSSIKSMVGHSLGAIGAIELAACVLALRHQVVPPTANYETPDPECDLDYVPRTAREHPLRHVLSVGSGFGGFQSAVVMSRPKEVRV
- a CDS encoding acyl-CoA carboxylase epsilon subunit, with translation MSMQSDAPISSLLRVHRGTAEPEELAAIAVVVACLVGRASHAAREAGRPARPARAPRHRHPGPRAHGCWAGCWACG
- a CDS encoding acyl carrier protein, with the translated sequence MSDRLTMEELAALMKTAGITVDPAEMASRPDAVFDDYGLDSLGLLGVVGELENRRGRALPTDADRCKSPAEFLDLVNNSLMTGA
- a CDS encoding beta-ketoacyl synthase N-terminal-like domain-containing protein, translated to MNTRTSAAGRPSGPPAVVITGIGVIAPNGTGADAFWKATQAGDAVIGRITRQGCEHLPLRVAGEVRGFDPGTLVEERFLVQTDRFSHHALAAADLALDHARLGRADYEDDPYSVGVVTAAGSGGGEFGQRELQRLWGRGPRYVGPYQSIAWFYAASTGQVSIRRGFKGPCGVLASDEAGGLDAFAHAARAIRQGSRAMLVGATEAPLAPYSVVCQLGYPGLSVSDDPERAYRPFTDKACGFVPAEGGAMFVVEDERAAVARGAPVRAELAGHAATFTGPGRWAESAEGLARAISGALREAGCAPEEVDVVFADALGTPEADAAEARALHAALGAHGRTVAVTAPKSGTGRAYCAAGTLDVAAAVLALEHGIVPPTPNVFDVCHDLDVVTGGARSAELRTALVLSRGLMGSNSAVVIRGRHP
- a CDS encoding SRPBCC family protein, with the translated sequence MAGHTDNEITVKAPVDLVWEMTNDLPNWPRLFSEYASIEILDQAGDTTKFRLAMHPDENGVVWSWVSERTVDRDGLTVKARRVETGPFAHMNIHWEYAPVPGGTRMRWVQDFAMKPEAPIDDAGMTDRINHNSRIQMELIRDKIEQHGREHPVPAAGGR
- a CDS encoding UDP-N-acetylmuramoyl-L-alanyl-D-glutamate--2,6-diaminopimelate ligase, with amino-acid sequence MKLSELLAGHDHEVLRGDPETVAITAGPTFDVDRVTPGSLFIAVPGHVEGGPAAVGPALARGAAAVLVGAGAPRVPAPGGCVVRVADTRKAAAVAASRYFGEPGRQMDVVAITGTNGKTSVSYMVESVLRIAEGAKVGVIGTAGSRIGDELIPMPRSVLTTPESPDLQYLLGCMRDRAATSAVLEATSMALLTHRVDRTFIDVGVFTNLTQDHLDDHGTMENYRDAKLRLFQGLCRQAVVNVDDPVGEGIRKLMPDAVTTYALDTEADYRATGLVMDASGTRFTLCHDGREYAASLPVPGRFSVANALATLAACHVLGHELPGLVAALAVMPPVPGRFERMRTPGGTSVIVDYAHSPDSLDKVLTAIRGFARGRVITVFGCGGDRDTTKRAEMGRIAGTHSDLCVLTSDNPRNEDPERILDQIAPGLAATGTPFERFADRREAVAHALSVAGPLDTVLIAGKGSEPHQIIGDRLLPFSDMATVRELAGP